One genomic window of Trichlorobacter lovleyi includes the following:
- the hpnK gene encoding hopanoid biosynthesis-associated protein HpnK: MRKLIVNADDFGLSSGVNRAVEQAWQQGILTQASLMPGGAAFDEAVEIAKRNPGLQIGLHLTLVQGSPVLPPEMIPGLVAANGCFPDNPVAVGMKLFFDPTIRMQLRCEIEAQILRIKETGLPLSHIDGHLNIQMHPTVFTLLTELMPLHGITSFRITRERLFENLRIDRSRLLGKTIERGIFGSLAHYAETALKRQEIETAVEVKGVLNSGCMTEAYLLAILERLQPGTSEIYFHPGCLPDAEISRRMPDYKHAEELAALLSPKVRERLQQLEIALTNYRGESKPYA; this comes from the coding sequence TTGCGAAAGCTGATTGTCAACGCCGATGACTTCGGGCTCTCCTCCGGCGTCAACCGGGCTGTGGAACAGGCCTGGCAGCAGGGCATCCTGACCCAGGCCTCGCTGATGCCGGGCGGGGCCGCCTTTGACGAGGCGGTGGAAATAGCCAAACGTAATCCCGGCCTGCAGATCGGCCTGCACCTGACCCTGGTACAGGGCAGTCCGGTGCTGCCGCCGGAGATGATTCCCGGCCTGGTTGCCGCCAACGGCTGCTTCCCGGATAACCCAGTGGCCGTGGGGATGAAGCTGTTCTTTGATCCCACCATCCGCATGCAGCTGCGTTGCGAGATCGAGGCCCAGATCCTCAGGATCAAAGAGACCGGCCTGCCCCTTTCGCACATTGACGGCCACCTCAATATCCAGATGCACCCCACGGTCTTTACGCTGCTGACCGAACTGATGCCGCTGCACGGCATCACCAGCTTCCGGATTACCCGGGAGCGGTTGTTTGAAAACCTGAGGATTGATCGTTCCCGCCTGTTGGGTAAAACCATCGAGCGGGGCATCTTCGGCTCCCTGGCCCACTATGCCGAAACCGCGCTGAAGCGGCAGGAGATCGAGACTGCGGTGGAGGTCAAAGGGGTACTCAACTCCGGCTGCATGACCGAGGCATACCTGCTGGCCATCCTTGAACGGCTGCAACCCGGCACCTCAGAGATCTACTTCCACCCCGGCTGCCTGCCGGATGCCGAGATCAGCCGCCGGATGCCGGACTACAAGCATGCAGAAGAACTGGCGGCCCTGCTCTCGCCCAAGGTACGGGAACGGCTGCAGCAGCTGGAGATTGCATTAACTAACTATCGCGGAGAATCCAAACCGTATGCTTAA
- a CDS encoding EamA family transporter produces the protein MLKTIIIMLLAVTAGTVGDILLAKGMKQLGDLSTMNLRGIMEVAFRAMTEWKIVVGTAMLALFFFLWLAVLSWEDLSVALPMQALNYVLVAVLAKYILHEEVSALRWGGIALVCIGVMLITKSSSSDKKPATELAQPIPIESRTGDT, from the coding sequence ATGCTTAAGACCATTATCATCATGCTCCTGGCCGTCACCGCCGGTACGGTCGGTGATATCCTGCTGGCCAAAGGGATGAAACAGCTGGGGGACCTCTCCACCATGAACCTGCGCGGCATCATGGAGGTGGCCTTCCGGGCCATGACCGAGTGGAAGATCGTGGTGGGCACCGCCATGCTGGCGCTGTTCTTCTTCCTCTGGCTGGCGGTACTCTCCTGGGAAGACCTCTCGGTGGCCCTGCCGATGCAGGCCCTCAACTACGTGCTGGTGGCGGTACTGGCAAAATATATCCTGCACGAAGAGGTTTCTGCGCTGCGCTGGGGCGGTATTGCCCTGGTCTGTATCGGGGTGATGCTGATCACCAAGAGCAGCAGCTCCGACAAGAAGCCGGCAACTGAACTGGCACAGCCAATCCCAATCGAAAGCAGAACCGGAGACACCTAA
- the proC gene encoding pyrroline-5-carboxylate reductase: protein MLLNSTVGFIGGGNMAEAIIKGLISGGMAPRSIIVSDPVQDRRAHLASTLSVRTTDDNSEVAQQAELIVLSIKPQMAASVLTALENAITAQKLVLSIMAGISTTIIEESLQNGVRVVRAMPNTPALVQAGATAICGGRRATEADLALAKELFSLVGTVYQVGERQMDAVTGVSGSGPAYVFSFIEALSDAGVKNGLTRDVATGLAVQTVLGSAQLLQQSNEHPAVLRDRVSSPGGTTIAALHTLENGRLHGLLMDAVDAAVKRSKELAGIKLL, encoded by the coding sequence ATGTTACTGAACAGCACCGTAGGTTTTATCGGCGGCGGCAACATGGCAGAGGCGATCATCAAAGGCCTGATCTCCGGTGGCATGGCACCGCGCAGCATCATTGTTTCAGACCCGGTGCAGGACCGCCGCGCTCACCTTGCCTCAACCCTGTCGGTCCGCACCACTGACGACAACAGCGAAGTCGCCCAGCAGGCCGAGCTGATCGTGCTCTCGATCAAGCCCCAGATGGCAGCCAGTGTGCTCACGGCCCTTGAAAATGCGATTACCGCCCAGAAACTGGTGCTCTCCATCATGGCCGGCATCTCCACCACCATCATTGAAGAATCGCTCCAGAACGGTGTACGGGTGGTACGGGCCATGCCCAACACCCCGGCCCTGGTACAGGCCGGCGCCACCGCCATCTGCGGCGGCAGACGGGCCACCGAGGCCGATCTTGCCCTGGCCAAAGAACTGTTTAGCCTGGTGGGCACCGTCTACCAGGTGGGCGAGCGCCAGATGGATGCCGTCACCGGCGTCTCCGGCAGCGGTCCGGCCTATGTCTTCTCCTTCATCGAGGCGTTGTCCGATGCCGGGGTCAAAAACGGCCTGACCCGCGATGTTGCCACCGGCCTGGCTGTCCAGACCGTGCTAGGCTCAGCCCAGCTGCTGCAGCAAAGCAACGAGCACCCGGCGGTGCTGCGGGACCGGGTCAGCTCACCCGGCGGCACCACCATTGCCGCCCTGCACACCCTTGAAAACGGCCGCCTGCACGGCCTGCTGATGGATGCCGTGGATGCAGCGGTCAAGCGCTCCAAGGAACTGGCTGGGATCAAACTGCTGTAG
- a CDS encoding alpha-amylase domain-containing protein, with product MGVLMQAFYWDCPREEQQEHAWWKHLKGKVKELGKAGFTALWLPPASKGGNIGGMSMGYDVYDYYDLGAFDQKGSVKTWFGSEEELKALIKAAHTAKLTVYADLVLNHNNGADAQELNPILNQMRWTKFTPQSKRFTRDWTCFNPSPYPNPNPGTFGDMPDLCHTNPRVMTGILNHAKWLIEEIGFDGFRYDFVKGFGGWMIRAIHDRSYARDGKTVSLYGVGECWDSDATIDAWLDSVNNWTDNRVGAFDFPLRYRLKDLCDKPGYSLRSLVAGGALYNERPLEAVTFVDNHDFRGSNEVTNDKMLAYAFILTHEGYPCVYWKDYYTYELAQPGGPSGIERLVAVHESHAGGQTNILWLDDGFYVMERGGAGKQTGLLMALNNAAGPRQEWVRCGFGNKTLRPLAWRAAEAIFDPQPVTVDGDGWCCVSVPPRGYVIYGE from the coding sequence ATGGGTGTCTTAATGCAGGCGTTTTACTGGGATTGTCCGCGGGAAGAACAGCAGGAACATGCTTGGTGGAAACACCTCAAAGGCAAGGTCAAGGAATTGGGTAAGGCTGGCTTTACGGCACTCTGGCTGCCACCGGCCAGCAAGGGGGGCAATATCGGCGGCATGTCGATGGGGTACGATGTTTACGACTATTACGACCTGGGGGCTTTTGATCAAAAAGGTTCCGTCAAGACCTGGTTCGGTTCCGAAGAAGAGTTGAAGGCGCTGATTAAAGCCGCCCATACCGCCAAGCTCACGGTCTATGCCGATCTGGTGCTGAACCACAACAACGGTGCTGATGCGCAGGAACTGAATCCGATCTTGAACCAGATGCGCTGGACCAAGTTCACCCCCCAGAGCAAGCGTTTTACCCGTGACTGGACCTGTTTCAACCCCTCGCCTTACCCCAACCCCAACCCCGGCACCTTTGGCGATATGCCTGACCTCTGCCACACCAACCCGCGCGTCATGACCGGTATCCTCAACCACGCCAAGTGGCTGATTGAGGAGATCGGCTTTGACGGCTTTCGCTATGATTTCGTCAAAGGGTTCGGCGGATGGATGATCCGGGCCATTCATGATCGCAGCTATGCCCGAGACGGGAAAACGGTCTCACTCTACGGCGTCGGCGAGTGCTGGGATAGTGATGCCACCATAGATGCCTGGCTTGATTCGGTCAACAACTGGACCGACAACCGGGTGGGGGCCTTTGACTTCCCCCTGCGCTATCGCCTGAAGGATCTGTGCGACAAACCCGGCTACAGCCTGCGCAGCCTGGTGGCGGGTGGGGCGCTGTACAACGAGCGTCCGCTTGAGGCGGTCACCTTTGTGGATAATCATGATTTTCGTGGCAGTAACGAGGTGACCAACGACAAGATGCTGGCCTACGCCTTTATCCTGACCCACGAAGGCTACCCCTGCGTCTACTGGAAGGACTACTACACCTACGAGCTGGCCCAGCCGGGAGGGCCCAGCGGTATCGAACGGCTGGTGGCGGTGCATGAAAGCCATGCCGGCGGGCAGACCAACATCCTGTGGCTGGATGACGGCTTTTACGTGATGGAGCGTGGCGGGGCAGGCAAACAGACCGGCTTGCTAATGGCACTTAACAATGCTGCTGGGCCCCGGCAGGAATGGGTGCGCTGCGGCTTTGGCAACAAGACGCTGCGTCCCCTGGCCTGGCGAGCCGCAGAGGCGATCTTTGATCCGCAGCCGGTTACGGTTGATGGCGATGGCTGGTGTTGTGTGAGCGTACCACCTCGGGGGTATGTGATATACGGAGAGTAA
- a CDS encoding N-acetylmuramoyl-L-alanine amidase has translation MQIQGRFILCTCDEFDNWLAAVKVSRAVTLIQNHHTWSPSYAHFNGSNHYALLHSMEDFHVRERGFDMIAQNLTTFPDGIVAVCRPLDRIPAGIKGANQKGICIEHLGNFDQGGDTMTAAQRDTIIRVNAALCRCFGLVPSTGSLVYHHWYDLDSGTRTNGSGTTKSCPGTNFFGGNSVAAAEAGFVPLVRQALISKAGWAAAIPSTTQTATVSPVLLNVRNGAGVHYAVLKQLQHGTAVPLYEQRDGWCRIAAERQEWVCERYLKR, from the coding sequence ATGCAGATACAAGGACGGTTTATCCTGTGCACCTGTGACGAGTTTGATAACTGGCTGGCTGCTGTCAAGGTCAGCCGTGCCGTAACGCTTATCCAGAATCACCATACCTGGTCGCCATCCTACGCCCACTTTAACGGGTCCAACCATTATGCGCTGCTGCACTCCATGGAGGATTTCCATGTCAGAGAGCGGGGGTTTGACATGATTGCCCAGAACCTGACCACCTTTCCGGATGGGATCGTGGCGGTCTGCCGCCCTCTGGATCGTATCCCCGCCGGGATCAAAGGGGCCAATCAAAAGGGGATCTGCATCGAACACCTAGGCAACTTCGATCAAGGCGGAGATACCATGACGGCTGCCCAACGTGACACCATCATCAGGGTCAATGCTGCCCTCTGCCGGTGTTTTGGCCTTGTTCCCTCGACCGGATCACTGGTCTATCACCATTGGTACGATCTGGACAGCGGAACACGGACCAATGGCAGCGGCACTACCAAGAGCTGTCCCGGCACGAACTTCTTTGGCGGTAACTCGGTGGCTGCGGCGGAAGCCGGTTTTGTGCCGCTTGTCCGGCAAGCGTTGATCAGCAAGGCCGGCTGGGCCGCTGCCATCCCCTCAACAACCCAGACGGCAACAGTATCGCCAGTATTGCTCAACGTACGCAACGGTGCAGGCGTGCACTACGCTGTCTTAAAACAGCTGCAGCATGGAACAGCCGTACCCCTGTACGAACAAAGGGATGGTTGGTGCCGCATTGCAGCGGAGCGCCAGGAGTGGGTCTGCGAAAGGTACCTGAAGCGGTAG
- a CDS encoding shikimate kinase: MPQPPSNIVLIGMPGAGKSTLGVILAKLAALQFVDTDILLQTALQRSLQDVVDRDGYLALRQAEEQVLLDLTISNAVIATGGSAVYSQRAMTRLKSDGLVVFLDLPLAVLETRIRNYSSRGLAKPPEQSFADMFQERRPLYSRYADITLAPAGLPQEEVCGQIMAQIRTRLS; encoded by the coding sequence ATGCCCCAGCCCCCTTCAAATATCGTCCTGATCGGCATGCCCGGTGCCGGCAAAAGCACACTGGGGGTTATCCTGGCCAAGCTGGCTGCACTGCAGTTTGTGGATACGGATATCCTGCTGCAGACCGCCCTGCAACGCAGTCTGCAGGATGTGGTGGACAGGGATGGCTACCTGGCCCTGCGGCAGGCCGAGGAGCAGGTGCTGTTGGACTTGACGATCAGCAATGCGGTCATTGCCACCGGCGGCAGCGCCGTGTACAGCCAGCGGGCCATGACCCGGCTCAAGTCCGATGGACTGGTGGTGTTTCTTGATCTGCCGCTGGCGGTGCTGGAGACACGCATTCGCAACTACAGCAGCCGCGGCCTCGCAAAGCCCCCTGAACAAAGCTTTGCGGATATGTTTCAGGAACGCCGCCCGCTCTACAGCAGGTACGCTGATATCACGCTTGCCCCGGCCGGGCTGCCCCAGGAAGAGGTCTGCGGGCAGATCATGGCGCAGATACGGACCAGGCTGTCCTGA
- a CDS encoding DUF6178 family protein, protein MEQSISTVKTSGPEDHQNRFHLLPFEDKRSYLASLPPGDKLELLLEDPEATRLLRAMPPQELYWLLKEIDTADALELLGVANPRQCIFILDMELWKGWNFEEDKAVEYLGYLIQGSDEHFLELLPHLDFNLLSLLLGRELTVAGGVGDLNSDEERQTDWDHTFDDMFMIKFKNPKHAPVIGAFLELVCRFDNPLYVALMESVSGEIDIESEEECYHLKSGRLAELGFPPHDEALEIYSRINPETFVPGHTKLLIQAGEAGTLPGTLLTGTTFLERVLLLMDSEPFLMELSYLVNTALVADQAHLADTDQMKSVVARVYGYLNIALEQLCRGDEAKGVEILTGEHLKRLFQLGFSIVLDLKFKAERLPDTGYATGKVLLGLKNARPRYYRGLDPDAIDGYREFRELLDVRNMADFLAELKA, encoded by the coding sequence ATGGAACAGAGCATCAGCACAGTGAAGACAAGCGGCCCGGAAGACCATCAGAACCGGTTCCACCTGCTGCCGTTTGAAGATAAACGCAGCTATCTGGCCAGCCTGCCCCCCGGGGACAAACTGGAGCTGCTGCTGGAAGACCCGGAGGCCACCAGGCTGCTGCGGGCAATGCCGCCCCAGGAGCTGTACTGGCTGCTTAAGGAGATCGATACTGCCGATGCACTGGAGCTGCTGGGGGTGGCAAACCCACGTCAGTGTATCTTTATTCTGGACATGGAACTCTGGAAGGGCTGGAACTTTGAAGAGGACAAGGCGGTCGAATATCTCGGTTATCTCATACAGGGCTCTGATGAACATTTTCTGGAGCTGCTGCCCCATCTGGATTTTAACCTGCTCTCCCTGTTGCTGGGCAGGGAGCTGACTGTCGCAGGAGGGGTCGGTGATCTTAATAGCGATGAAGAGCGCCAGACCGATTGGGATCATACCTTTGATGATATGTTCATGATCAAGTTCAAGAACCCCAAACACGCCCCGGTAATCGGCGCCTTTCTTGAGCTGGTCTGCCGCTTTGACAATCCGCTGTATGTGGCACTGATGGAAAGCGTCAGCGGCGAGATCGATATAGAATCGGAAGAGGAGTGCTATCACCTGAAATCAGGACGTCTGGCCGAGCTGGGGTTCCCCCCCCATGATGAGGCGCTGGAGATCTATTCCCGCATCAACCCGGAGACCTTTGTGCCCGGCCATACCAAGCTGCTGATACAGGCCGGTGAAGCGGGTACGCTTCCCGGAACCCTGTTGACCGGCACGACATTTCTGGAACGGGTGCTGCTGCTGATGGACTCGGAGCCCTTCCTGATGGAGCTGAGTTACCTCGTCAATACGGCCCTGGTGGCGGACCAGGCCCATCTGGCCGACACGGACCAGATGAAATCAGTTGTTGCAAGGGTGTACGGTTATCTGAACATCGCTCTGGAGCAGCTGTGCCGGGGGGATGAGGCCAAGGGGGTGGAGATCCTTACCGGTGAGCATCTGAAACGGCTGTTCCAGCTGGGGTTCAGCATCGTGCTTGATCTGAAGTTCAAGGCGGAGAGGCTTCCAGATACAGGCTATGCCACCGGCAAGGTCCTGCTGGGCCTGAAGAACGCCAGACCGCGCTACTATCGCGGACTTGATCCGGACGCCATTGACGGCTACCGGGAATTCCGGGAGCTGCTGGATGTCAGGAACATGGCTGATTTTCTTGCAGAGCTGAAGGCCTGA
- a CDS encoding polysaccharide deacetylase family protein: MFRFLLALVVLFSLSCPAFSSVAPEVSVPILLYHRFGPTVADGMTITTPVFDAHMKYLHDNGYKVIPLRQLVQWYQGKAAAPAPKSVVIVEDDAHKTVYSDMLPIIQKYRYPVTIFVYPSAISNAKYAMTWDQLRKLKKTGLFDIQSHTYWHPNFKREKRKLAPAAYDKLVMEQLLKSRKKLEQEVGGPVDLLAWPFGIYDEHLLQKAREAGFVSTFSIERRHATAREKLLILPRYLLVNADKEKAFAQLMQGNAVKRNVVY; encoded by the coding sequence ATGTTCCGTTTTCTGCTCGCCCTGGTTGTGCTGTTTTCCCTGTCCTGTCCCGCTTTTTCTTCCGTAGCTCCCGAAGTCTCAGTCCCGATTCTGCTCTACCATCGCTTCGGTCCCACCGTGGCCGATGGCATGACCATCACCACCCCGGTCTTTGACGCCCATATGAAGTACCTGCATGACAACGGCTACAAGGTGATTCCGCTGCGCCAGCTGGTACAGTGGTACCAGGGCAAAGCTGCGGCTCCGGCGCCAAAATCCGTTGTCATTGTTGAGGATGATGCCCACAAAACGGTCTACAGCGACATGCTGCCGATCATCCAAAAATACCGTTATCCGGTCACGATCTTTGTCTATCCCTCGGCCATCTCAAATGCCAAGTATGCCATGACCTGGGACCAGTTGCGCAAACTGAAGAAGACCGGGCTGTTCGATATCCAGTCCCATACCTACTGGCATCCCAACTTCAAGCGTGAAAAGCGCAAGCTGGCTCCGGCGGCCTACGATAAGCTGGTGATGGAGCAGTTGCTGAAGTCGCGCAAGAAGCTGGAGCAGGAGGTGGGAGGACCGGTGGATCTGCTGGCCTGGCCCTTTGGCATCTACGATGAACATCTGTTGCAGAAGGCCAGGGAGGCCGGCTTTGTCAGCACCTTCTCCATTGAGCGCCGTCATGCCACGGCCAGGGAGAAGCTGCTGATTCTGCCCCGTTACCTGCTGGTCAATGCCGATAAGGAAAAGGCCTTTGCACAGTTGATGCAGGGGAATGCCGTCAAGAGAAATGTCGTGTATTAG
- a CDS encoding universal stress protein codes for MLNLRKKILVAIDGSPYSDKAAEEAVRMAAGNRSQFKSKVFALLVVPNAQSSSYSDFVPVKPLTETEQWDELRKRIFYIVEKSAAEYDVPLEMIVEAGEPAEKLVEFAKQEGVDVIVIGSSGKGFLERRLKGSVSRRVAELAPCSVYLVRA; via the coding sequence ATGCTGAACTTGAGAAAGAAAATTCTGGTGGCAATTGATGGTTCGCCGTACTCGGATAAGGCTGCTGAAGAGGCGGTCCGGATGGCGGCCGGAAACCGCAGCCAGTTCAAGAGCAAGGTCTTTGCCCTGTTGGTGGTGCCCAATGCCCAGAGTTCCAGCTATTCCGACTTCGTGCCGGTCAAGCCGTTGACCGAGACAGAGCAGTGGGATGAGCTGCGCAAGCGGATCTTCTATATCGTTGAAAAATCTGCGGCCGAATACGATGTGCCCCTTGAAATGATTGTTGAGGCAGGCGAACCGGCAGAAAAGCTGGTGGAGTTTGCCAAGCAGGAGGGGGTGGATGTGATCGTGATCGGCAGTTCCGGCAAAGGTTTTCTGGAACGGCGTCTGAAGGGCTCTGTCTCCCGCCGGGTGGCTGAGCTGGCACCCTGTTCGGTGTACCTGGTGCGGGCATAA
- a CDS encoding IclR family transcriptional regulator — translation MAKKEKSEYLIQAVSHALDLLEQFHGETDELGVTELSKRLKLHKNNVFRLLATLESRGYIEQNKVTENYRLGLKTLELGQTFIKQMGLLRQSKPVIEDLVRICNETTYVAVLKDFHIIYLDSVETSMTVRVVPRVGSRLPAYCTAAGKVQIAYMSSDEIDHYLPNRELQKFTANTIGDREELKKQLAEIAEQGFAIDNEELDEGVKCVSAPIRDYTRRIIGAVSISGPSMRFSDERITKELIPLATKAAEEISTKLGYQK, via the coding sequence ATGGCAAAAAAAGAGAAATCAGAATATCTTATTCAGGCAGTATCCCACGCGCTTGACCTGTTGGAACAGTTCCATGGGGAAACCGACGAGCTGGGCGTTACAGAGCTTTCAAAACGGCTCAAGCTCCACAAAAACAACGTCTTCCGCCTGCTGGCAACCCTCGAATCCCGTGGCTATATCGAACAAAACAAGGTCACCGAGAACTACCGGCTTGGTCTGAAGACCCTGGAACTGGGACAGACCTTTATCAAACAGATGGGGCTGTTGCGTCAATCAAAACCGGTCATCGAAGACCTGGTCAGAATCTGCAATGAAACCACCTATGTGGCGGTACTGAAGGATTTCCACATCATTTATCTGGACAGCGTTGAAACCAGCATGACCGTCCGGGTGGTCCCCAGGGTCGGTTCACGCCTGCCCGCCTACTGCACCGCAGCAGGCAAGGTGCAGATCGCCTATATGAGCAGCGACGAGATTGACCATTACCTGCCGAACCGCGAACTGCAGAAGTTTACGGCCAATACCATCGGAGACCGGGAAGAGCTGAAAAAACAGCTGGCCGAGATTGCAGAACAAGGCTTTGCCATTGACAACGAAGAGCTTGACGAGGGGGTCAAATGCGTCAGTGCCCCGATCCGTGACTATACCCGCCGGATCATCGGAGCGGTCAGCATCTCCGGCCCATCAATGCGTTTCTCGGATGAGCGGATCACCAAAGAGCTGATCCCGCTGGCAACAAAGGCTGCAGAAGAGATCTCCACCAAGCTGGGCTACCAGAAATAG
- a CDS encoding ABC transporter permease, translated as MFERLKAMLIKEFIQTFRDPRMRLVLFILPAIQTIIFGYAVNMDVRKIPTAVIDRDNSPRSRELLQVLFASGHFRQSLRLENEQQAARLLDSGDIRVVLVINHGLAEKLGRGETATVQALVDGSDSNTAGVILGYLSRFSEAQNIKLLTEQAGSSGGVPPAAPRMESRAWFNPDLASPPFYVPAVIANILYIITMLLSAMAVVREKEIGTIEQVIVTPIRKYEFILGKTLPFVLIGYANVFLISLVGWLVFRVPVRGSITLLIVATGLFLMSSLGTGLFLSTISQTQQQAKMSAFFIIFIAMLLSGFAFPVENMPLPVQWLTLINPVRWFMEIIRGLYLKGVGLMILWKQLLMLFLIGSAVLGVAVARFRKTVG; from the coding sequence ATGTTCGAGCGCTTAAAAGCCATGTTGATCAAGGAGTTCATCCAGACCTTCCGCGACCCGCGGATGCGCTTGGTGCTGTTCATTCTGCCGGCGATCCAGACCATCATCTTCGGTTATGCGGTCAACATGGATGTGCGCAAGATCCCCACCGCCGTGATTGATCGTGATAACTCTCCCCGCAGCCGTGAGCTGCTGCAGGTGCTGTTTGCCTCGGGACATTTCCGCCAGTCGCTCCGGCTGGAGAATGAGCAGCAGGCTGCCCGGCTGCTGGACAGTGGCGATATCCGGGTGGTGCTGGTGATCAACCACGGCCTGGCGGAGAAGCTGGGGCGAGGGGAAACCGCCACGGTGCAGGCCTTGGTGGATGGTTCCGATTCCAACACCGCCGGTGTGATCCTGGGCTACCTCTCCCGTTTCAGCGAGGCGCAGAATATCAAACTGCTGACGGAGCAGGCCGGCAGCAGCGGAGGTGTGCCACCGGCTGCCCCCCGGATGGAGTCACGGGCCTGGTTCAACCCCGATCTGGCCAGCCCCCCCTTTTACGTACCTGCTGTGATCGCCAATATCCTCTACATCATCACCATGCTGCTGTCGGCCATGGCGGTGGTGCGGGAGAAGGAAATCGGCACCATCGAGCAGGTGATTGTGACCCCGATCCGCAAGTATGAGTTTATCCTGGGCAAGACCCTGCCGTTCGTGCTGATCGGCTATGCCAACGTCTTCCTGATCAGCCTGGTGGGCTGGCTGGTGTTCCGGGTGCCGGTGCGGGGCAGTATTACCCTGTTGATCGTGGCCACCGGCCTGTTCCTGATGAGTTCGCTGGGGACCGGCCTGTTCCTCTCCACCATCAGCCAGACCCAGCAGCAGGCCAAGATGTCGGCATTTTTCATTATCTTCATCGCCATGCTGTTGTCCGGCTTCGCCTTTCCGGTGGAGAACATGCCGCTGCCGGTGCAGTGGCTGACCCTGATCAACCCGGTGCGCTGGTTCATGGAGATCATCCGGGGGCTCTATCTGAAGGGGGTGGGGCTGATGATCCTCTGGAAGCAGTTGCTGATGCTGTTTTTGATCGGATCGGCGGTGCTGGGGGTGGCGGTGGCGCGTTTCAGGAAGACCGTCGGATGA
- a CDS encoding ABC transporter permease: MNSVFSVAQASLRRISAVGRKEFLHVLRDPRSLALGVLMPLIMLFLFGYALTLDVDRVKLAVWDQSGTVQSRELISRFGGSRYFSLRLMAASYGDLERAVDRREALIALVIPPDFANRLETADSPSLQVILDGSDPSTATIAQGYAEAIILTWSRRIVIQQLQKKYIQKSDLVRSEAAGEAGGEEGTTQAYRAVRRGGPDEANERIRPDMASPQLEIRPRVWFNTDLVSRNFIFPGLIPVIMMIVAALLTSLSMAREWETGTMEQIVTMPVRKWELIIGKLAPYFCIGVVDLLLSVGVGYFVFSVPLKGSLLLLSALSLLFLVGALAVGMLISIIAKSQLLASQLALLVTVLPAFLLSGFIFPLENMPAPIQAVSHIVVARYFVTILRGIYLKDVGLAILWPQALFLLSFAVLILSVAVLKFKKKLG; this comes from the coding sequence ATGAACTCCGTTTTCTCTGTGGCACAGGCCTCTTTGCGGCGGATCAGCGCAGTGGGGCGCAAGGAGTTCCTGCATGTGCTGCGGGACCCGCGCAGCCTGGCTTTAGGGGTATTGATGCCGCTGATCATGCTGTTTCTGTTCGGCTATGCCCTGACCCTGGATGTGGACCGGGTCAAGCTGGCGGTCTGGGACCAGAGCGGCACCGTCCAGAGCCGTGAGCTGATCAGCAGGTTTGGGGGATCGCGTTACTTTTCGCTACGCCTGATGGCCGCCTCCTACGGCGACCTGGAACGGGCCGTTGACCGGCGTGAGGCGTTGATCGCCCTGGTGATCCCGCCTGACTTTGCCAACCGGCTGGAGACCGCGGACAGCCCAAGCCTGCAGGTGATCCTGGATGGCAGCGACCCCAGCACCGCCACCATCGCCCAGGGCTATGCCGAGGCGATCATACTGACCTGGTCGCGCAGGATCGTGATTCAGCAACTGCAGAAAAAGTACATCCAAAAATCAGACCTAGTGAGGTCAGAGGCGGCCGGAGAAGCAGGCGGCGAGGAGGGGACGACGCAGGCGTACCGTGCAGTACGTCGAGGAGGACCCGACGAAGCCAACGAACGTATCCGGCCGGATATGGCCTCACCCCAGCTCGAAATCAGGCCGCGGGTCTGGTTCAACACCGACCTGGTATCCCGTAACTTCATCTTTCCCGGCCTGATCCCGGTGATCATGATGATCGTGGCAGCGCTGTTGACCTCGCTCAGCATGGCACGGGAGTGGGAAACCGGCACCATGGAGCAGATCGTGACCATGCCGGTGCGCAAGTGGGAGCTGATCATCGGCAAGCTGGCCCCCTATTTCTGCATCGGGGTGGTGGATCTGCTGCTGTCGGTGGGGGTCGGTTATTTCGTGTTCAGTGTGCCGTTGAAAGGCAGTCTGCTGCTGCTCTCGGCCCTGTCGTTGCTGTTCCTGGTGGGGGCGCTGGCGGTGGGGATGCTGATCAGCATCATCGCCAAGAGCCAGCTGCTGGCCAGTCAACTGGCCCTGCTGGTGACGGTGCTGCCCGCCTTCCTGCTATCCGGTTTCATCTTCCCGCTGGAGAACATGCCGGCTCCGATCCAGGCGGTTAGCCATATCGTGGTGGCCCGCTACTTTGTCACCATCCTGCGGGGGATCTACCTCAAGGATGTGGGGCTGGCCATCCTCTGGCCTCAGGCCCTGTTCCTGCTGAGCTTTGCCGTGCTGATCCTTTCAGTGGCGGTACTGAAGTTCAAGAAGAAACTGGGGTAG